ATGAAAGAATTTAGTGATCGAATCAAAGCGGCTGAGGCTATTGTGTTTTTTGGAGGTGCAGGAGTATCAACAGAGAGTGATATCCCTGATTTTAGAAGTGAACATGGAATATATAAAACTGTTCAGGAGTATGGTGTGTCACCGGAACAGATTATATCGCACACATATTTTCATAAGCATCCAGAAGTGTTTTATGATTTCTATCGTAAGTATATGATTTTTAAAGATGCAAAACCTAATGCAGCCCATAATACATTGGCAAAGCTTGAAGCTATGGGAAAGTTAAAGGCTGTTATAACACAAAATATTGATGGATTGCATCAAATGGCAGGGAGTCAAACAGTATATGAACTCCATGGATCCATTCATCGTAACTATTGCACCCATTGCCATGCATTCTATGATATGACCACGATGGTAGAAGCGGGTGGAGTGCCGTTATGCACATTGTGCGGGAATGTGATTAAACCGGATGTTGTTTTATATGAAGAACCTTTAGATGAACAGGTATTATCAAAAAGTATCGAAGCAATTCGCACGGCAGATATGCTGATTGTTGGCGGGACGTCTTTGAGGGTATATCCAGCAGCTGGGTTGATTAATTATTATCAAGGCAACAACTTAGTCTTGATTAATAAGGAAGAGACCCCTTATGATGCGAAGGTTGATTTATGTGTTCGAGGAAGTATCGGTGAGATTTTGCGTGAAACGATTGAGGAAATAGACCTATAAAATGTAGCACTCGCTTTTATTGTGATATAATTAAGATATTCAATTATCTAAAAGCAATGAAAGGAGATGCGTTATGAGTGAACAAGGAAGATGCCCCGTAACAGGAGCGACAGGAACTCGACCCACGAGAGGTACGACAAATAAAGACTGGTGGCCCGAACAGCTAAATCTCAAGATTTTACAACTGCATTCAGAAAAAGTGAACCCAATGGACAAGGATTTTTGTTATGCAGATGCGTTTAAACACTTAGACTATGAAAGTTTAAAAAAAGATCTTTATGCTTTAATGACAGATTCTCAAGATTGGTGGCCTGCCGATTATGGTCACTACGGTGGATTGTTTATCCGTATGGCTTGGCATAGTGCGGGGACCTACAGGGCTGGTGACGGTCGAGGTGGTGGTGGAACAGGAAATCAACGGTTTGCACCCCTCAATAGTTGGCCGGATAATGTCAATCTGGATAAAGCTCGACGCCTTCTTTGGCCGATTAAGAAAAAATACGGCAAGTGCATCTCCTGGGCAGATTTGATGATTTTGGCCGGCAACTGTGCGTTAGAATCCATGGGACTAAAAACGTTTGGATTTGGGGGTGGTCGTGAAGATATATGGGAACCAGAAGATGATATCTATTGGGGAACAGAAAAGAAATGGCTCGATGATAAGCGTTACTCAGGTGATAGAGACTTGGAAAATCCATTGGCTGCAGTCCAGATGGGATTGATATATGTGAATCCTGAAGGACCTAATGGCGAACCCAATGCGGTTGCTTCAGGACAAGATGTGCGTGAGACGTTTGCACGTATGGCGATGAATGATGAAGAAACTGTAGCTCTGGTGGCTGGTGGACATACTTTTGGAAAATGCCATGGAGCAGCCAGCCCCAGTCATGTAGGACCAGAACCTGAAGCTGGCGAACTTGAAGAGATGGGATTAGGCTGGAAAAATAGTTATGGTGATGGTAAAGGGGATAGTACAATCTCGAGTGGGATTGAAGGACCGTGGAATTCAACGCCGACAAAGTGGGATATGGGGTATTTTGAGACCTTGTTCGCTTATGATTGGAATCTTGTCAAAAGTCCGGCAGGAGCCTGGCAGTGGGTGCCGTCTGATCCAAAAGCTCATAATATCCCAAGTGCCCAAGGAGGATATAAGCAACCCCCGATTATGACGACGGCAGATATGTCCTTGCGTATGGATCCTGTCTATAAACCCATATCTAAATATTTTTATGAACATCCCGAAGCTTTTGAAGCTGCATTTTCTCGTGCGTGGTTTAAGCTGACCCATAGAGATATGGGACCGAAGTCTAGGTACCTAGGTCCGGAAGTGCCAGAGGAAGACCTTATTTGGCAAGACCCGATTCCGGTAGCGGATTATGAAGGAATTGAAGTTGATGATGTGGATATCTTAAAAGCGAAGATTCTATCAAGTGGACTTAAGGTAGGTCAGCTAATTAAGACAGCATGGGCATCAGCATCGACATTTAGAGGTTCGGATTATCGTGGTGGAGCCAATGGGGCAAGACTGTTGCTAGAACCTCAGAAAAGCTGGCGTGTGAATCAATCAGAGGACTTGGAACAGGTGATTGATGTCTTAAGAAGTATAAAAGAAGAGTTTGATAGGTCACATGCGACCAAAAAAGTTTCCATGGCGGACCTGATTGTTTTAGGTGGATGTGTTGCTGTTGAGATAGCAGCTGAAAAGGCGGGATTAAACAAAGAGGTGCCTTTTGTTCCGGGAAGAACAGATGCGACCCAAGAACAAACGGATGTTGAAACATTTAACCTGCTAGAACCCAAGGCGGATGGATTCATCAATTTTGTTGAAAATCCTAAGATGAGATGTCCAGAAGAAGTGTTGATTGATAAAGCACAATTGCTTAAATTAACTGCTCCGGAAATGACAGTACTCGTTGCAGGACTAAGAGTACTTGGAGCAAACTTTGAGGACGCACCTTTTGGTGTTTTGACAGAGCGTATTGGTACGT
This sequence is a window from Vallitaleaceae bacterium 9-2. Protein-coding genes within it:
- the katG gene encoding catalase/peroxidase HPI — encoded protein: MSEQGRCPVTGATGTRPTRGTTNKDWWPEQLNLKILQLHSEKVNPMDKDFCYADAFKHLDYESLKKDLYALMTDSQDWWPADYGHYGGLFIRMAWHSAGTYRAGDGRGGGGTGNQRFAPLNSWPDNVNLDKARRLLWPIKKKYGKCISWADLMILAGNCALESMGLKTFGFGGGREDIWEPEDDIYWGTEKKWLDDKRYSGDRDLENPLAAVQMGLIYVNPEGPNGEPNAVASGQDVRETFARMAMNDEETVALVAGGHTFGKCHGAASPSHVGPEPEAGELEEMGLGWKNSYGDGKGDSTISSGIEGPWNSTPTKWDMGYFETLFAYDWNLVKSPAGAWQWVPSDPKAHNIPSAQGGYKQPPIMTTADMSLRMDPVYKPISKYFYEHPEAFEAAFSRAWFKLTHRDMGPKSRYLGPEVPEEDLIWQDPIPVADYEGIEVDDVDILKAKILSSGLKVGQLIKTAWASASTFRGSDYRGGANGARLLLEPQKSWRVNQSEDLEQVIDVLRSIKEEFDRSHATKKVSMADLIVLGGCVAVEIAAEKAGLNKEVPFVPGRTDATQEQTDVETFNLLEPKADGFINFVENPKMRCPEEVLIDKAQLLKLTAPEMTVLVAGLRVLGANFEDAPFGVLTERIGTLTNDFFVNLLDMGTVWKPLNEEKTLFEGLDRTTEERKWMASRVDLIFGSHAQLRAFCEVYASDDGHEKFVNDFIKVWDKVMMADRFDVC
- a CDS encoding NAD-dependent protein deacylase — protein: MKEFSDRIKAAEAIVFFGGAGVSTESDIPDFRSEHGIYKTVQEYGVSPEQIISHTYFHKHPEVFYDFYRKYMIFKDAKPNAAHNTLAKLEAMGKLKAVITQNIDGLHQMAGSQTVYELHGSIHRNYCTHCHAFYDMTTMVEAGGVPLCTLCGNVIKPDVVLYEEPLDEQVLSKSIEAIRTADMLIVGGTSLRVYPAAGLINYYQGNNLVLINKEETPYDAKVDLCVRGSIGEILRETIEEIDL